The genomic DNA GAATCGCGCGAACGGTTTGAGCGTATTGCCCCTCATGCTACGCTATAGCGGGGTACGCGGAGAAAGCATATATTGGCAATATTGATAAAGAGAAAAAGACAGCGTTGCTTTATTATTGGTTGGGAAGAGGCAGGCAAGGACTGGCACAGTACGGACAGGCGCTCACGTGGCATGAGAAGGCTTTATCAATCCGCGAAAAAGTTCTGGGCAAGGAGCACCCGGATACTGCCACCACGTACAACAACATTGGGAAGGTCTACTATAGACAAGGAAAGTATGACGAGGCGCTCACGTGGCATGAGAAGGCTTTATCCATCCGCAAAGAGGTTCTGGGCGAGGGACACCCGGATATCGCCGCCGCATGCAACGACATTGGGAGAGTCTACTATAGGCAAGGCGATTATGACAAGGCGCTCATGCGGTATCAAGAGGCTTTATCCATCCGCAAAGAGGTTCTGTGCGCGGAGCACCCGTCCACCGCCATCACGTACAACAACATTGGGAGAGTCTACCATAGGCAAGGAAAGTATGACGAGGCACTGAAATCGTATCAGAA from Syntrophobacterales bacterium includes the following:
- a CDS encoding tetratricopeptide repeat protein is translated as MLYYWLGRGRQGLAQYGQALTWHEKALSIREKVLGKEHPDTATTYNNIGKVYYRQGKYDEALTWHEKALSIRKEVLGEGHPDIAAACNDIGRVYYRQGDYDKALMRYQEALSIRKEVLCAEHPSTAITYNNIGRVYHRQGKYDEALKSYQKGLVIYRKVLGTKHPSTAITYNNIGRVCYRQGEYDEALMWYEKALSIREKVLGKKHPDTAATYNNIGRVYYRQDDYDEALAWYEKALSIREKVLGKKHPGTATTYNNIAFVYGN